In the genome of Arachis stenosperma cultivar V10309 chromosome 2, arast.V10309.gnm1.PFL2, whole genome shotgun sequence, the window AAAATGTTGTAATTCGATGATCTTAGTAAagtgtatattttattttattttttttataattaatcatGAGTAATCAAAATAAAGAAGAGTACTCATTATTATCATGTGTagcacaaattaaaattaattactattatCTGGATCGATATTCTTGTAATTAATATATGATTATTTGGTTTTTATTTGTAGCTGAATATGCGAACCTGCCATTGATACCACCATTTCTACAACCTGGTAATTACACACAATTCTATGGTGGAGTGAACTTTGCGTCTGGTGGAGCAGGTGCTCTTGTTGAAACTTTTGAAGGTTCGGTAagtatatacaaaaatatatttattttaaaaaacattatttttcttgtattattagaaatttttgAGTTATATATATCCTTATATATTCAAGTACAAATTCAACACGGAATTACTAAACTATTGAGTTGTTAAACGATTTAGAATCTAAGCAATAATAAACATGATGAGCTTTTTCCTTGGTCCGAATGCACCTACTATTTCATTCACatgttattagttattactGTATAAAGCTTAGCTTAATTAATGGAACTTTGAACAAGTTTTTATATGAACATAGCTAGTGATATAGCTGTTAGTAATTGACCAAATTACAATTATATGCTATACTACTTTGCCGCCAAGCATATATAGATCACTATAATGCTAGCTAGATAACCACGTTCACATTATAGATTAATTAGCTTATAAGAAAAGTTCAAAAACCAGTagaatttgttattttttattaacacttttagttattaatttaattattttagtttaataatttaataatatatttttaatttatatttttaaatattaatgattaattaCTGGTCTTGACTCTCTAATATTCTTCTTTAACTTAATTGATTAATATCAATTTTAGAAGCTAGGGTGGAGATGAACCTAATGTTGAgaaagaattattattatttgtattcATAACATAGACAcgcaaagaaaaaagagaataGTGCTAGTGGATATCTTAAGAACAAAATTATGTGATTAATGTGAAGCtaccatttttatttatttatttgcaatAGTTAAATACATACACTTCATGGTAAAAGTAaattatacaaattttttttaaagaaaacacaaataaaaaaccatcttataaaacttaaaaacgaaaaagcaaaaCAAGATTTTATAAATCCTTAGTATTTTAGAATAGCACTAAGCCTTATGTTTGACTATGAAAATAAGacaagacattaaaaataagatataaaatatagagatacaaaaattagtatttttattttttatttggtgataaattagaataaattatgaaagtctagttaaattttaattttttttatataaaaaatttggaaaaacattaataataaaaaatataattctaaaaaattaatagaaataataaaaaaataaaaaataaattatttcttGTTAATAATTCTGTATTCTTTCTATCAAAGAcataaaataaactaattaatatcGATCACAAGTTACCACTTTATATAAGTTTctcatttttaatatatctATAATTTGCCTTTAATATTAgtagaaataatattttttccgtTCATAATTTTTTCTCAAAGTTGAGAGCCCATGAAAAAGGTGCAGTGATAGGTCAAACATCAAGTACAACTGTGATTCAAAGACAAGAAGCAGTACAAGCACAAGTAGTCATTGGACCCATGACACCAAACAAGACCAGAATCAATAAATCACTCATGGCCCAACcaatcaatttaattaattatttgaccatgaaattaatgatagagaTAATTTTGAAAGAATTTCAAAGACAAAAGATAGACAGTGTGTGTGGAAAAATGATCTGGTAGGAGTCATTTCATGGATAGAAGTAGATTCCATGAAAACAATATATAACTAATTAACTAtaattgttttttaaattttatgaagaACATTTAAGACGTTTTCTGAAAAATCATATACATAGTCCACaaatcaaaaatcaattttgttCAAATTTTCATAAATTATACATCAATTATTGCATTATGTTATAAACTTACCTTACAATTTATGATGCGAAATCTAAGGAAAAGTGCTAGAAAATTAAATTCACGGAAAATATAATTAGAAATGAAAGTGATATAACCTTAGCTTACACactttttctctattttttcttctATGTGGCCAACAAATAAGACTAAGGGTGTGTTTGGCAAATCCGTTTGAGAAGAAaaagcacgtttaagcttcttgaaagtttcaTATTTTTGTTTGGCTAATTTTTAGTTTGGTAAACGCAGAAGTGATTTTGTATTTAAAACCACGTTTACCAGAAGCAACAATTTCTAGCTTCTGCGTTTCACCAACGGGCTTTTAGCCATTTATCCTCAACATCTATTTTTTCTTTACCAATTTTATCTTATAGACATGTTATTGTATTATCTATGAAATTCTTATTAGGTGAATTGGCCTTCTTTTCTTGTTATTTCTCTTGATATGAgttctttttttctattatgtattatttattatttctctttatataagctcttcttttctattattattatttttaataataatagtaaaaatttataaggtactaaaaaagagtactaagagaattaaaaatatattatataaaatacattataaaaaatttttagatttttttcatTACTGTcaagataaatatttaattttattatttttaatatttttttataattataattctggtatatatagttttttattgtaatttttttataatatagattatgatcctattaaaaaagataaattaaataaaaaattaatcataagtattaataaaatcatacaCGTTAgattctaaaataatattaagaataaaattattaagaGTATTAAACCGAAAATACGatgtaaaaaaatactaaattaacatttttacgttaatacttaaaattttaaaaaaatataacatatttgattaaatactcttatatatagtcaccaaaaaaatactcttatatatataattttattttgctaatttttatatgttatttttatttaaaataatatatattaattttattataaaattaattaataagattattcaaatatctaaattaaaatgataggataatataaaaaattatttaaattgatgtctattttagtaatttttcatctaaaagtgattttgagtaGTGTATTCCAAAccatatttattttactataatccattttgatataaagatagccaaacataaatcacttcaatacaaacttacttttcatcaaaatcaagtttgcaaaatcaattttatacaaaCTCCCGTTTACAAACtaaaatccaaacacacactaagACGATCTCATCAGTTCtcatttcatattttttttccctttactttattttctttccaaaCATATTGTTGATATATATTGTGCAAGTAATTTATAACCTCAAATGTCTCTATTTCATAGTCACATCAAAATAGTAGTGGAGCTGATGAATTATTTCTTAGAGGATAATTATTacttttattgttgttgtttccattttaaattttattctttatttcaGTGAACTTAATAAAGGAAATTAGGAactaaatgtaaaaaaaaaaaaaaaacaactaggaactataataatactattttctcaaaaaatttaaactattacataaatgattatatatttaacatGTTCTATCAAATAAgagtttcttttttatttgtttaaatttttgtatgaatctttttttattaaccTTATGctgaaattcttttttttttttggaatttaaCAATCatcaaattctaaattttttggtgatcataaaaatttttatactatatCATAATactactttttaaaaaaatttaaactgataGAAAGAGACACATAAATAAATGATTATATATGTTTCAGGAATTACTAGTATTATAATTCTTTGATAATTTGtaacattaattttatttttcaggTAATACCTTTGAAAACACAAGCTAGAGATCACTTCAAGAAAGTAGCAACATGGTTGGAGCACAAGTTAGGAAGTTATGAAGCTAAAATGTTGTTATCAAGAGGTGTATACATGTTTAGCATTGGAACCAACGATTACCTTAGCCCATTCTTGACTCAATCTGATGTTCTTAATTCTTTCTCTCACTCACAATATGTTGGCATGGTGGTTGGTAACATCACTTCCATTATCAAGGTATATAAAGTTCTAAATTATGGCCCCTCTATATATATGTTCAAATATAGAGTTAGATTATGGCACATAATGGGATCTTAGAAATTTAAGATAAGGATCCTATAAACTTTTTAGTTGGTGATGGCTAATAATCATTTTCTTCATATGAGAGTTAGACAATAATCATTTTCTGTCtagatatttaattttaattgaaaagtgatattaaaataattatttgtaattataatattatatataagaTAAATAGTTGCTAGTTAATAAAAGggtataatataattattattctattattatattattatcatcattaaGGACAACTTGATAAAAAAATACTGTatagttttagaaaatatttttacaaataatTAAGGTTTAAATTTAGTCCTTTTATTATAAGGTTAAGAAAAGCTTTAattctttaattaattttaattatatacatGATTATCCTTTTTAAACAGAAATTTTGtgggaaaaaaaatatttctttcctttcattTTTCCTAACACACTACTCTTAAGTTAACTCTAGTTGTGGAATATGCAAACaatatatctttaattttatcatcataaaaaatattattcgtacaccaaaatcaattattaatatatttatgtataaatacatatataatttaatttatttttaatgtatacttatatttcaatatatattttataataatgacTGACTTTGGCggttaattttaatgtatacgTAACATAGTCGATCACGGCATATAGTATGACAATCTGCTTGCTTTTCTAATTAATTAACTTGTTATATTGATGATTAGGGTTATTCAAAACTATTTGTAATAAGTGTAAATATAAATGCTGATGCATGGTATATTGGTATGGTGTATTGGCAGGGAATATATAAGAAAGGGGCTAGAAAGTTTGTGTTCATGAATCTGCCACCATTGGGTTGCCTTCCAGGGACCAGAATAATAAAGTCAGATGGAAATGGAAGCTGCTTACAACAACTTTCATCACTTGCAAAATTACATAATCAAGCTCTATCTTTGGCTCTCTTTAAATTGGAGAAGCAGCTAAAGGGCTTCAAATATTCTCTCTATGATTTCAATGCTGATGTAACTCAAATGATCAACCACCCCTTTAAATATGGTTAGTACtccttaattaattattgtttagATTGAATTACCCATATGAATTTTGGATTCCAAGAGTTTAATTGTTATGTGCTTATTATGAAAAAGAATTTTCGGAGCGTTTAGTTTGcgcttttattttttatttttatttttaaatttttgttaaaaaatcagtaaaaataataaaattatattttgtatttttatctcatgtttctcctttttttcacataattttaaaattagaaaaactgaaaataaaaaaaaaacacaaactatAAAACTAAACATAcctttattagttttttatttatatatgataaTATAACATATTATTAGATTTCtgtataaattaaaatacttttaCATTGTGAATAcatgaaaattaaatataattaataatttaaatttttggttaattaattaagtatttGATTTGATGTAGGTTTGAAGGAAGGAAAATCAGCATGCTGTGGGAGTGGAGCATTTAGAGGAGAGTACAGTTGTGGGGGTAAAAGAGGGAATAAGCATTTTGAGTTATGTGACAAACCCAATGAATATTTGTTTTGGGACTCATACCATCTTACAGAAAGTGCTTATAAACAATTGGCAACTAGGATGTGGGCTTACACAACTAACTCTCACTTTCTTGGGCCTTACACTATTAGTGATTTCTTCTAAGCCCaatactttgttttccaattcATTCTTGTTTTTCCCTTTGTTGCCACTATATGTTTTTCAATTATGAATTAAAATGTAGGTGCAAGCTATGGTATTTATATATATCTACctaatttactaaaaaaaattaatattaaattcaaaaaagtacataatttttaaatatttaaaatttatcataaaGGGCAAGTTAAGAAATTTTGACACTAAAATTATAGATACCaaaaaatttatctaaaaatataattgcAGCTTAATTTATTACTATGATAGTGAGACATTAATTGatcatatataatattaaattaattggGTAATATTAGGAAGACAAAAAATAACTAGAACTTACATTATTTAACATTCATTAATTATcgcaataattaataaatactaaataaaataagttataattgtTTTTGGCTAATTTTGTTtgattattaaatattttcgaaattaaaaaGTCAACTGCCAGttctagaatttttttttatgggCTCGTTTGTCTTTTTTAGCTATTATTAGTTTACTACAGttcttttttctattatttaataatatttttaattaaaaagttGTAATGCAAAGATGATAATAACTTGTATGAGATCATGAATATGACATATATGCAACAAGTGTAATGTATTCCACAATTTTTCTCAATTGAAAATAACTGAAgcaatagaaaaataaaagaaaaaaataacagaATTATTACTGGATATCCCAATTTAAAAAGATCTTTCACTCGTTTGGCATTTTTAGCTGTTtatgcattttatttttaaattaggaGTAAAATTCAACCTGATacctttaaataaaaaagagagattatattatttaatttataactcgtgtttatacatttttttatttttcaaaatatatccatttttatcaattatttatttcaatgtTTGTCCACATAAATATGACATTATTGTATTTAACGTTAGAATAGAAACTATAACTCAAATGATATAGTCTTTTCATACTCATTTAGAAGTTACGGGTTcgaatctttttatttttggtaaaaaaaaacaTTAGAGGAGGAGCGAAATTTAGTCTATTAAAAATTCACAtggtgaaaaaaaattaatttattctcgaataaaaaaaataaaagttaaaaaaaaaagagaaacctTGGACGGCAAGCAATGtcataattaataaatcatGATTCCTAATGTAGTTTATATATCAAACTCCAAATTTGAATATACATGAATGCCACCAGCAACACATTAATTAGAGAAAATCACAAATTATAAGAAGGGAACTACACTTGAATATTGCATTATTGCAAGTGTAACTAACTATGTCTATATTCACCTTCTATCTTTGCTATTTCATActcaatattattattattattggttacTCCTTTTCGCATCAAAGCCATGCTTCTTATTATTGCTTGCCACAAAACCACAGAGCCCTATTCATATTTGGAGATTCATTGTTTGATAATGGAAACAATAACTACATCAACACCACCACTTTTCTTCAGTCAAATTTTCCTCCTTATGGCAAAACTTTTTTCAAGTATCCCTCTGGAAGATTTTCTGATGGACGTGTAATACCAGATTTTATTGGTATGTCTCACTTCAaacaataatttaattattaattctttcatgataaatatatttttaaaaagggtCTTTTGACAAATATATTAAGCATACTCTTTAAAGGTTTCTTcaattattgaaaatttttaatttttttttcttttatgaaaaaatttaaatttaaatttttataaaatttatttattttaaaaattctcaACAAATACtcctaactaattttttttagtcattAATCTATGGTTCTATCTTCTTGCTTTCTTAATATAACCTTAACCGCTCCATTATTATTCTCCAAGACAATTTTTAGGTTAGGTTGAAATTccaaatatatataaaacttGTTAGAGGATGATAATTCATATATCTGTTTTTATCGGTTTAAATTTTTGGAAGAACTAATTCGGATATAATACCAAAATTTTATAATCTAAAAATCcagagtttaatttttatttatcccaaaaaaaaaagtttagcATAAGACAAATAAAAGGAGAAAGAAGACTTATGTAAAAAATTTATGTAAATTTAAAAGAAGTTCTTACGTGATCATTACAGaacttaaattaaatatttatacttttataagaacaaaaagaaaaaaagaatttgtTTAAAAGATGTTTGAGAAGTTTTTTGAGAGGTTGCTAATGGCACCCGATAAAATCTAAAAGGCAGAAAGTTTAtacaaaattcaataaattctTGTGTTGATTATCATtgtaaacttaaaaaaaatgtttcaaacattttctaatttcaaaatcgacttttgttttattatgcgtataaaatttgttgaagaaaaataattaaattacacAGCTTATGAAATGAAGTTTTAGTTTGAGGGTTCTAATGTGTTTTGCTTTGAATTTTGATTGTAGGTGGCTATGCAAAGTTACCGCTAATTCCGCCATATTTGCATCCTGGATACAACCATTATCAATACATTTATGGGGTGAATTTTGCATCAGCTGGAGCTGGTGCTTTAGTTGAAACTAATAAAGGAGcggtaattatatatataataagatgCATGGTCTTATACATTATATACTACTTTGGTTTTTTCTTATATtgaacaaataataaaattaaaaaagactacctgtaaaaaaataaatattagaggcctattataatttattattttttattatcagtTAGTCATTAATGTTTAAAAGTACGGGATAAAATATGTATTACTAGATTATTAGATTAAAGAAATTAGAttgatgataaaaaataataaacaataacaataaattcTAATGATCTTCAGTTGCTAAGAGAAGAGGGgtggggggttgaatcttaacCCCTTTTCGCTGAACATTAGTTTCTGACTTTTAAAAGAACTTCAggagatatttttgttttttgtctCGTGTCGAGTTGAGAGACACTTTTGTTTTGTCTCGTACTGAGTTGagatatattttgtttttgtctCCTGATAACcagaaagagagaaaagagtaGGGAAGAAGAATTAAAACCAGATATATCATGGTTCAGCCACTAGGTGCAATGTGgtctacatccagtctccatcataacaatgatggaatttcactatgtTTTTACAACATTACAAACACCAatttctccctaggaactacccaTGGGCAAATTCAGATTCTACACCCAATCTGAATTTGACTAGGACTCACAACCTAGCTTTCAACcgcaaagtgctaacccaacttgtaaGGGAATTTCCACAggatcatgaaacacaacagaTAGATGAACAAAGAAACTCTGAGACATCTATGACTTTTTTTCTAATATTGCTCActgctttttttttcactgaCTTTTTCCTACAAACCTTACCATGTTTGTCTTTTACCATGAGACTCAGACAGACAAtactaagaaaaaaaaaacaaatagaaCATCTTTGAAGGAAAAGAACTCAGAGAGCTTGGGTAGCTATGAGAACTCTGTGCTTTTCACTCTCTCTTTGATCTCAACCTTTGGCCGTTCACCTTTATTATAGAAGGGAAAGCTTCCAAGGTTGAAACTGGTTCAACCAAgccacttcttctccaacaaaAAACAGCAGCGGTTCAGacaaagagaagagagaggaaaAACCAAAAACCCACATGCATGTACCTCTCTCAACCCTTTTCATCAAGCTCCTTCAATCTGAACCCCTTGATCTTGTCTTTGGCTCCAAAAAAGGATTCGAACCCTTGACGATCTTCTAACCCAGGATAGCTTCTTGCTTTCCATTTTTGCTCCTTTCTACGTGTAGCTCAGCGGCTATCTTCTTTTTTTAATgaacaaaaatagaaataaactTTTGCAACTGAGATCTTCTTCCTGATAGAGGCAgatccttttcttttcttgacaaAGAAAATCTTGAGGCCCTTCTTCAAATCATGCCTTTAATGGCAAAAATCTTGCCATACCTTTCTTCAGATCTTCCTTCTTCATAGTctttcttccatgatttctatcttcttcttctctgatgGATATGACCGAAAAGtcaagagagaggagagagaagagacAATGCTTTCAATACCCAATAAactcaatttaattttgaatttcagtTACCTATGTATgcatttaactaaattaaatttttaattccaTTACATAAGAGAGTGGGTAATCCAGGAGTGCATGCTccattatttctttcttctttcaattCGGACCAAAGAATTTGTTGGTCCAAGAGAATATTGACTTGGGCTTTGTACTACTTTTTTAGCCCAAtctatttctttattttattaacattcagctatataaaataaaatatttttttgtataaaaactcAACATTCTCTAATTATATTGGGCTTGATTTAATTTGGTTCAATACAAAATCTACACACTATAATAAATATATCAACCAAAcaattaaaagtaaataataatttagtaattttttaattaatatttaataatatttgataATCAAATTTGATACCAGTTTTCCAAACTCAATATAAAACAATGAACGAAAGGAGCAGTGAATTTCCAATAGcatcaataattcaatataCATAATTAGGGTCATCGGCTCCGTATTATACatgttatatttatttgtttatagCATATCATATTTGTGAATGATTAATTAGTTTATTAGAGGCTGGATTAAGTTATATGCAATCTTCCCGtctaaaggaaaaaaaaaagccaaGTCTAAACTCTTGAAGTTAACattaattattgaataatagtgtttctatttaatttaattgtcGGATGTGGACAACATGTAGCATTCTTAGAATTATATACAATAATTCTAGTTTTTCACAATCATATTATTACTCAAACTGctgttaaatataatttttttagtgacagttttaaaaaattactgTTAAAAATTTGTCGCTATATGTCGAATTTAGTAATCCAAGGGTatttagatattattattttttcattggGACAATGGCAAATTGAACAATGTTATGAGTTCTAAATGAAAATTTAATCCCCTTAATTATTTAAGCTTTAATAATGGCGATGCTTGATTAATTGATTTAATTAGGTGGTTGACTTGAAAACTCAGTCATTTTACTTTGGACAAGTTAGCAAGCAATTGAGGCAGGATCTAGGAGAAGAGGAAGCCAATAAAATGCTCTCAAAAGCTGTCTACATATTTTCCATTGGAGGAAATGACTATGCTGCCCCTTTCTATAGTACAAATTCCAGCACTGCGCCTCTTCCATACCCTCCACAACAATTTGTAGACTTTGTGATTGGCAACATTTCTTCGGTGATCAAAGTATAAAAACAGAGATTTGAATCCTTAATTTGCCTAATTCTCAAATATATGATTATTTATATGTCATTTTTCTTATCAATTTCGATTTTGGAGATAAGTAGTTACATAATATAATTTCAGAACttatgacaaaaaaataataaaaaatttaatcattcTTATTCTGAGAAAAAAAATCTAGCATAAAgacttttttttgaaaaaaaaaatgtatacaCAATCACACTTTAAACTCTAAAGCACAAACAAATCATATTGCATGCACTAacataattttattattctttgcATATGGTTTTAGTCTATAAAAATGTGTCATTTTGATTTTGGTCCTTCAAAATGTTTTTCTTTAATTGTGATATATAAATATTCGTGTGAATTCAGAAAATATACATTTGcaagaataaaaagaataaagctttttaatatatttatatgaaaTACATATTTTAACATTTGAtagtaaaatttataattattaggaatacaaataaaataaaataaaataaatcaagtgagactaaaaaaattatacggactaaaaaaattatttaaacctaatttagtaattttatttatttatttattgtttaattttgctaatttaataattttgctAAATAGGATATCTATAATGAAGGTGGAAGaaaatttggatttttaaaTGTGTATCCATTGGGATGCATACCACTTCTAAGGATACTTATTGCTGGAAACAGCTTTGATGATTGCTTGCAACAAGAAGCTACCGTTCTTGCAAGGCTTCATAACAATGAACTTCCCAAAATCCTTCAGAAGCTTGAGAAAGAGTTAAGTGGATTCAAATATTCACTCACCGATATCTACGCTGCATTTCTTGACCATATGGAAAACCCTTCTAAATAT includes:
- the LOC130960359 gene encoding GDSL esterase/lipase 5, with the translated sequence MKLMMANIGSCIFSLLFLLSLTLFFSPTLGRSINNKKHHMIGLFIFGDSFLDAGNNNYINTTPYDQANFFPYGQTYFNFPTGRFSDGRLISDFIAEYANLPLIPPFLQPGNYTQFYGGVNFASGGAGALVETFEGSVIPLKTQARDHFKKVATWLEHKLGSYEAKMLLSRGVYMFSIGTNDYLSPFLTQSDVLNSFSHSQYVGMVVGNITSIIKGIYKKGARKFVFMNLPPLGCLPGTRIIKSDGNGSCLQQLSSLAKLHNQALSLALFKLEKQLKGFKYSLYDFNADVTQMINHPFKYGLKEGKSACCGSGAFRGEYSCGGKRGNKHFELCDKPNEYLFWDSYHLTESAYKQLATRMWAYTTNSHFLGPYTISDFF
- the LOC130961771 gene encoding GDSL esterase/lipase 5-like isoform X2, with product MSIFTFYLCYFILNIIIIIGYSFSHQSHASYYCLPQNHRALFIFGDSLFDNGNNNYINTTTFLQSNFPPYGKTFFKYPSGRFSDGRVIPDFIGGYAKLPLIPPYLHPGYNHYQYIYGVNFASAGAGALVETNKGAVVDLKTQSFYFGQVSKQLRQDLGEEEANKMLSKAVYIFSIGGNDYAAPFYSTNSSTAPLPYPPQQFVDFVIGNISSVIKDIYNEGGRKFGFLNVYPLGCIPLLRILIAGNSFDDCLQQEATVLARLHNNELPKILQKLEKELSGFKYSLTDIYAAFLDHMENPSKYGFKVGSEACCGGGRYGGDYSCGGKRGIETYHVCSNANDYVLFDAAHPTDKAAKHISQIMWIGVAYINN
- the LOC130961771 gene encoding GDSL esterase/lipase 5-like isoform X1, whose product is MSIFTFYLCYFILNIIIIIGYSFSHQSHASYYCLPQNHRALFIFGDSLFDNGNNNYINTTTFLQSNFPPYGKTFFKYPSGRFSDGRVIPDFIGGYAKLPLIPPYLHPGYNHYQYIYGVNFASAGAGALVETNKGAVVDLKTQSFYFGQVSKQLRQDLGEEEANKMLSKAVYIFSIGGNDYAAPFYSTNSSTAPLPYPPQQFVDFVIGNISSVIKDIYNEGGRKFGFLNVYPLGCIPLLRILIAGNSFDDCLQQEATVLARLHNNELPKILQKLEKELSGFKYSLTDIYAAFLDHMENPSKYGFKVGSEACCGGGRYGGDYSCGGKRGIETYHVCSNANDYVLFDAAHPTDKAAKHISQIMWIGGDTHPKQSSYNLKQLFQL